In Streptomyces violaceusniger Tu 4113, one DNA window encodes the following:
- a CDS encoding FtsX-like permease family protein → MFRTALRNVLSHKGRLLMTVLAVMLGVAFTSGTLIFTSTISNAYRKGSEKGFSDVDVAIQPHKKSGQGKPGDPPDLSQRLLGTAAGLPHVASVTGTVTGEAAVADKNGDLIGRGFSTLGANYYPGANGQDARYPMKRGRPPTAANEVALDARTAERAHYKIGDKVRMSVDGPVLDQMVVGIFTTDDGTVAAGGTLVLLDTSTSQRLFTRQGEFSEIHIKADPGTSQSALKREIESILPAHTRAVTGEKLAHDQAESVKKDMESMRTALLFFAVIALFVGSFTIANTFTVLVSQRIKEIALLRAVGASRHQVIRSVLAEAAVVGAVAASVGFVLGVGIGVLLQPLMRSSGVLIPSGPLTIPPTAVIASLLVGVGVTVVAAWLPSRRAAKVPPVAAMASVHTTPGSRSLALRNSVGAMVTLGGLALLLFARSGSQPASAPLALGAVLLLAGVIVLTPVLSRALITAVAPALRLFGIAGKLARQNAVRNPRRTATTGAALMIGLTLTTGMTVVAVGLQRGLDKMATDGLRADYVVSMVTKTPLSLQVEKTLHRSPEVTRMSPVRNSPARIEGKSRSLSGVDGRTMDALTRLDFSEGSFSRLGGNHVVVDHKTADAFGWHTGSVFTVTYEDGEKGRMTVSGLFEGNNLLSGIMVDTATLAPHQRQVSDVLLLMKTKNGASDAVKDSMTNALGDNPALRIQDKEDVSKSISNMANLLLSMLYALLGVAVVVAVFGVINTLALSVFERTREIGVLGAIGMDRSAIRRMIQLESVAIAVFGGGLGIALGIFLSWAAGSLITERMATYELVLPWGRMGVFLGLAILVGMLAAQWPARLAVKINSLDAVKAE, encoded by the coding sequence ATGTTCCGCACTGCTTTACGCAATGTGCTCTCCCACAAGGGCCGCCTGCTGATGACGGTGCTTGCCGTGATGCTCGGTGTGGCCTTCACCTCCGGCACGCTGATCTTCACTTCGACGATCTCCAACGCGTACCGCAAAGGCTCTGAGAAGGGGTTCTCCGATGTAGACGTCGCCATCCAGCCGCACAAGAAGTCGGGCCAGGGAAAACCCGGCGACCCTCCCGACCTTTCGCAGCGGCTCCTCGGCACAGCCGCCGGGCTGCCGCACGTGGCCTCGGTCACCGGTACCGTGACCGGGGAGGCGGCGGTGGCCGACAAGAACGGCGATCTCATCGGGCGCGGCTTTTCGACGTTGGGAGCCAACTACTACCCGGGCGCGAACGGGCAGGATGCCCGCTATCCGATGAAGCGCGGACGTCCTCCGACGGCCGCCAACGAGGTAGCCCTCGACGCCAGGACCGCCGAGCGCGCGCACTACAAGATCGGTGACAAAGTCCGGATGTCCGTCGACGGCCCGGTCCTGGATCAGATGGTCGTCGGCATCTTCACCACGGACGACGGCACCGTCGCCGCCGGCGGGACGCTCGTCCTCCTCGACACCTCCACCTCGCAGAGGCTGTTCACCCGGCAGGGGGAGTTCAGCGAGATCCATATCAAGGCCGATCCAGGCACCAGCCAGAGCGCGCTCAAGCGGGAGATCGAGTCCATCCTGCCCGCACACACGCGTGCCGTCACCGGCGAAAAACTCGCCCATGACCAGGCCGAGTCGGTGAAGAAGGACATGGAGAGCATGCGGACGGCATTGCTCTTCTTCGCCGTCATCGCACTTTTCGTCGGCAGCTTCACCATCGCCAACACCTTCACCGTGCTGGTCTCACAGCGGATCAAGGAAATCGCCCTGCTCCGTGCGGTCGGCGCGAGTCGTCATCAGGTCATCCGATCCGTCCTTGCGGAGGCGGCCGTCGTCGGCGCCGTTGCGGCATCGGTCGGCTTCGTGCTGGGGGTGGGGATCGGTGTCCTCCTCCAGCCTCTGATGCGTTCCAGTGGTGTGCTCATCCCAAGTGGCCCACTGACGATCCCCCCTACCGCGGTCATCGCCTCGCTGCTCGTCGGCGTCGGCGTCACCGTGGTCGCGGCCTGGCTGCCCAGCCGCCGTGCTGCCAAGGTCCCGCCGGTCGCGGCCATGGCAAGCGTGCACACCACGCCCGGCAGTCGCTCCTTGGCGCTGCGCAACAGCGTCGGCGCAATGGTGACCTTGGGCGGTCTCGCACTGTTGCTCTTCGCGCGGTCCGGCAGCCAACCGGCCAGCGCCCCCTTGGCCTTGGGTGCGGTTCTGCTACTGGCCGGCGTGATCGTGCTGACTCCGGTACTCTCGCGTGCTCTGATCACCGCCGTGGCGCCCGCGCTGCGCCTCTTCGGCATCGCTGGCAAGCTCGCACGGCAGAACGCGGTTCGCAACCCCCGCCGAACCGCCACCACGGGGGCAGCGCTGATGATCGGCCTCACCTTGACAACAGGGATGACGGTGGTCGCCGTCGGCCTCCAACGCGGCTTGGACAAGATGGCCACCGATGGCCTGCGCGCCGACTACGTCGTCTCCATGGTCACCAAGACGCCGCTCTCACTGCAGGTGGAGAAGACCCTGCATCGATCGCCGGAAGTGACGCGGATGAGCCCGGTGCGCAACTCCCCGGCCCGGATCGAGGGGAAGTCCAGGAGCCTGTCGGGTGTCGATGGCCGAACGATGGATGCGCTGACACGACTGGACTTCTCCGAGGGCTCTTTCAGCAGACTCGGTGGGAACCATGTCGTCGTCGACCACAAGACCGCCGACGCCTTCGGCTGGCACACAGGTTCTGTTTTCACCGTCACCTATGAGGATGGTGAGAAGGGCAGGATGACCGTCAGCGGTCTCTTCGAGGGCAACAACCTGCTGAGCGGGATCATGGTCGACACCGCGACACTCGCTCCGCATCAGCGACAGGTCAGCGACGTGCTGCTCCTAATGAAGACCAAGAACGGCGCCTCCGATGCCGTCAAGGATTCCATGACGAATGCGCTCGGTGACAACCCCGCTCTGCGCATACAGGACAAAGAAGATGTTTCGAAGTCAATCTCGAACATGGCCAATCTGCTGTTGTCCATGTTGTACGCGTTGCTGGGCGTAGCGGTGGTGGTCGCGGTGTTCGGAGTCATCAACACGCTGGCCCTGTCGGTGTTCGAACGGACCAGGGAGATCGGGGTTCTGGGGGCGATCGGCATGGACCGTAGTGCCATCAGGCGCATGATCCAACTGGAATCGGTTGCCATCGCGGTTTTTGGTGGAGGGCTGGGGATCGCGCTCGGCATCTTCCTGAGCTGGGCGGCCGGATCGCTGATCACCGAGCGAATGGCGACTTACGAACTGGTCCTGCCATGGGGTCGGATGGGTGTTTTCCTCGGGCTCGCCATCCTGGTGGGGATGCTGGCGGCTCAGTGGCCGGCCCGCTTGGCTGTGAAGATCAATTCACTTGACGCCGTCAAGGCGGAGTAG
- a CDS encoding ABC transporter ATP-binding protein — MVHLHDSRETSASARGPAEAARAVHLTKVYGEGETKVVALDAVSVAFRQSEFTAIMGPSGSGKSTLMHCVAGLDAVTHGSAYIGDTDLTKLGDKELTHLRRDKVGFVFQAFNLLPTLNALENITLPMDIAGRTPDRRWMEAVIESVGLSGRLHHRPGQLSGGQQQRVAVARALAARPEVVFADEPTGNLDSRAGAEVLGFLRNSVRDLGQTVVMVTHDPVAASYASRVIFLADGRIADEMHQPTAEAVLDRMKRFDAAGRTS; from the coding sequence GTGGTCCACTTACATGATTCGCGTGAGACGTCCGCCTCTGCCAGAGGCCCCGCCGAGGCTGCCCGTGCAGTGCACCTGACAAAGGTTTACGGCGAGGGCGAGACGAAGGTAGTTGCCCTGGACGCGGTGTCGGTGGCCTTCCGCCAGTCGGAGTTCACGGCGATCATGGGACCTTCAGGCTCCGGTAAGTCGACCCTGATGCACTGCGTGGCCGGCCTCGACGCGGTGACGCACGGTTCGGCCTACATCGGCGACACGGATCTGACCAAGCTCGGCGACAAGGAGCTCACGCACCTGCGCCGCGACAAGGTCGGCTTTGTGTTCCAGGCGTTCAACCTGCTGCCTACGTTGAACGCGTTGGAGAACATCACGTTGCCGATGGACATCGCCGGTCGTACACCTGACCGGCGATGGATGGAGGCAGTCATCGAATCGGTCGGCCTGTCCGGACGGCTGCATCACCGGCCCGGTCAGCTCTCCGGCGGCCAGCAGCAGCGCGTGGCCGTCGCTCGGGCGCTGGCCGCCAGGCCTGAGGTGGTGTTCGCCGACGAACCCACGGGCAATCTCGACTCCCGCGCCGGCGCAGAGGTGCTGGGATTCCTCCGCAACTCGGTGCGAGATCTGGGACAGACCGTCGTCATGGTCACCCACGATCCGGTCGCCGCCTCCTACGCGTCTCGCGTCATCTTCCTCGCGGACGGTCGCATAGCCGATGAGATGCACCAGCCCACTGCCGAAGCCGTGCTTGATCGTATGAAGCGGTTCGATGCCGCGGGCAGGACGAGCTGA
- a CDS encoding 3-oxoacyl-[acyl-carrier-protein] synthase III C-terminal domain-containing protein codes for MIRLGSNGGLGDILYVDPTDRVIRMDGAEVYVNATDTVANGTRDVCTARGLDLADVDLFVPHQANARIIRSVVHEPDLPPERVVLTVGHVGNTSSSSIPLALSQARQEGRLVPGTRVAMTAVGAGVTWGSALVDWKGCAHQREASGPEATAPHGS; via the coding sequence GTGATACGGCTTGGGTCGAACGGCGGCCTCGGAGACATCCTGTACGTCGATCCGACCGACCGCGTGATCCGGATGGACGGCGCCGAGGTCTACGTCAATGCGACCGACACCGTGGCCAACGGAACGCGTGACGTTTGTACCGCACGCGGTCTCGATCTCGCGGACGTGGATCTGTTCGTGCCGCACCAGGCGAACGCCCGGATCATTCGGTCCGTGGTGCACGAGCCGGATCTACCGCCCGAGCGTGTTGTGCTGACCGTCGGCCACGTCGGCAACACCTCCTCCTCGTCGATTCCACTGGCGCTCAGCCAAGCCCGGCAGGAGGGCCGTCTCGTACCGGGAACCAGAGTCGCCATGACCGCGGTAGGAGCAGGTGTCACCTGGGGCTCGGCACTGGTCGACTGGAAGGGATGCGCCCATCAGCGGGAGGCGTCCGGGCCGGAAGCCACCGCACCTCATGGATCGTGA
- the dusB gene encoding tRNA dihydrouridine synthase DusB — protein MTQTPQPPQTPHQPRTRLRIGPHMVQPPVVLAPMAGITNAPFRTLCREFSGGKGLFVSEMITTRALVERDAKTMRLIHFDGSEKPRSIQLYGVDPMTVGKAVQMIVDENLADHIDLNFGCPVPKVTRKGGGSALPYKRHLLRSILREAVTAAGPLPVTMKMRKGIDDDHITFLDAGRIAVEEGVTAIALHGRTAAQHYGGTADWEAIARLKEAVPEIPVLGNGDIWSADDAVRMMRETGCDGVVVGRGCLGRPWLFGDLVAAFEPGQEAPVDGSEVPVSGSEAPGYPRPTLKEVAAVMRRHAELLAEWLEDEERGVIDFRKHVAWYTKGFSVGSEMRKRLAITSSLAELDALLAELDLDQEWPPGADGPRGRTSGRNRVVLPDGWLDDPYDCAGIGADAELDTSGG, from the coding sequence ATGACGCAGACGCCGCAGCCGCCGCAGACTCCGCATCAGCCGCGGACGCGGCTGCGGATCGGACCGCATATGGTCCAGCCGCCGGTCGTTCTCGCACCGATGGCCGGGATCACCAACGCTCCGTTCCGCACCCTGTGCCGGGAGTTCTCGGGCGGTAAAGGGTTGTTCGTCAGCGAGATGATCACCACCCGGGCGCTGGTGGAGCGGGACGCCAAGACGATGCGGCTGATCCACTTCGACGGCAGCGAGAAGCCGCGCTCCATCCAGCTCTACGGGGTGGACCCGATGACCGTCGGCAAGGCCGTCCAGATGATCGTGGACGAGAACCTCGCCGACCATATCGACCTCAACTTCGGCTGCCCGGTGCCCAAGGTGACCCGTAAGGGCGGCGGCTCGGCGCTTCCGTACAAGCGGCATCTGCTGCGCTCGATCCTGCGCGAGGCCGTGACCGCGGCGGGCCCGCTGCCGGTCACCATGAAGATGCGCAAGGGCATCGACGACGACCACATCACCTTCCTCGACGCGGGCCGGATCGCGGTCGAGGAGGGCGTGACCGCGATCGCCCTGCACGGCCGCACCGCGGCGCAGCACTACGGCGGCACCGCCGACTGGGAGGCCATCGCCCGCCTGAAGGAGGCCGTCCCGGAGATCCCGGTACTGGGCAACGGCGACATCTGGTCCGCCGACGACGCGGTCCGGATGATGCGTGAGACGGGCTGTGACGGCGTGGTCGTGGGGCGCGGCTGCCTCGGGCGGCCCTGGCTCTTCGGCGACCTGGTGGCCGCGTTCGAGCCCGGCCAGGAGGCGCCGGTGGACGGCTCCGAGGTGCCGGTGTCCGGCTCCGAGGCGCCCGGCTACCCGCGGCCGACGCTCAAGGAGGTCGCGGCCGTGATGCGCCGCCACGCCGAGCTGCTCGCCGAGTGGCTGGAGGACGAGGAGCGCGGCGTGATCGACTTCCGTAAGCACGTCGCCTGGTACACCAAGGGCTTCTCGGTCGGCTCGGAGATGCGCAAGCGGCTGGCGATCACCTCGTCCCTCGCCGAGCTGGACGCCCTGCTGGCCGAGCTGGACCTGGACCAGGAGTGGCCCCCCGGCGCCGACGGCCCGCGCGGCCGCACCTCGGGCCGCAACCGCGTGGTGCTGCCCGACGGCTGGCTGGACGACCCGTACGACTGCGCGGGGATCGGCGCGGACGCGGAGCTGGACACCTCGGGCGGCTGA
- a CDS encoding MFS transporter produces the protein MRELSHRRRMLVLAICCMSLLLVSLDNTVLNVALPSIRSDLHASVSGMQWTIDAYTLVLAALLMLSGSTADRVGRKRTFQTGLVIFTLGSGLCSLAPNLETLVIFRMVQAIGGSMLNPVAMSIITNVFTEPKERARAIGVWGGVVGISMAAGPIVGGVLVESVGWRSIFWINLPVGVAALLLTARYVPESRAPKPRRADPVGQLLVVAVLGTLTYAIIEAPDRGWDSPLIVTFAAIAAVGLIALIRYELRREEPLIDLRFFHSAPFSGATVVAVCAFAALSGYLFMNTLYLQDVRGLDALHAGLWMLPMAFMCFVCAPLSGRLVGARGPRPSMLVAGVAITASGVMFAVFDVQTTDIGLLLGYAMFGLGFGMVNAPITNTAVSGMPRSQAGVAAAVASTSRQVGQSLGVAVIGAVLAAGAASAAAGRMGHAASPAAAAAFVDAARPAWWIIAGCGAVILLLGMVTTGRWAEKTTRRTASLLEESAPTGRASASAKA, from the coding sequence ATGCGTGAGCTCAGCCATCGGCGGCGCATGCTCGTGCTGGCGATTTGCTGCATGAGCCTGCTGCTCGTCAGCCTCGACAACACCGTCCTCAACGTCGCCCTGCCCTCGATCCGAAGCGATCTGCACGCCTCCGTCTCCGGGATGCAGTGGACGATCGACGCGTACACCCTGGTCCTCGCCGCGCTTTTGATGCTCTCGGGGTCGACGGCCGACCGGGTGGGACGCAAGCGCACCTTCCAGACCGGGCTGGTGATCTTCACCCTCGGGTCGGGGCTGTGCAGCCTGGCGCCCAACCTCGAGACGCTGGTCATCTTCCGCATGGTGCAGGCGATCGGCGGTTCGATGCTGAACCCCGTCGCCATGTCGATCATCACCAATGTCTTCACCGAACCCAAGGAGCGGGCCCGCGCCATCGGCGTCTGGGGCGGGGTCGTCGGCATCAGCATGGCGGCCGGGCCGATCGTGGGCGGCGTGCTGGTGGAGTCCGTCGGCTGGCGTTCGATCTTCTGGATAAACCTTCCGGTCGGGGTGGCGGCGCTGCTCCTCACCGCCCGCTACGTACCGGAGTCGCGTGCCCCCAAGCCGCGCCGGGCCGACCCCGTCGGCCAGTTGCTCGTCGTCGCGGTGCTGGGCACCCTCACGTACGCGATCATCGAGGCGCCGGACCGCGGCTGGGACTCGCCGCTGATCGTGACCTTCGCGGCCATCGCCGCCGTGGGGCTCATCGCGCTGATCCGCTACGAGCTGCGGCGTGAGGAACCGCTGATCGATCTGCGGTTCTTCCACAGCGCGCCGTTCAGCGGGGCGACGGTCGTCGCGGTGTGCGCCTTCGCGGCGCTCAGCGGCTATCTCTTCATGAACACGCTCTATCTGCAGGACGTACGAGGGCTCGACGCGCTGCACGCCGGGCTGTGGATGCTGCCCATGGCGTTCATGTGCTTCGTCTGCGCGCCGCTGTCCGGACGCCTGGTGGGCGCCCGCGGGCCCCGGCCGTCGATGCTGGTGGCCGGGGTGGCCATAACGGCCAGCGGGGTGATGTTCGCCGTTTTCGACGTCCAGACGACCGACATCGGGCTGCTGCTCGGCTATGCGATGTTCGGCCTCGGCTTCGGCATGGTCAACGCGCCCATCACCAACACGGCGGTCTCCGGTATGCCCCGCTCCCAGGCCGGAGTCGCCGCGGCCGTCGCCTCCACGAGCCGCCAGGTGGGCCAGTCGCTCGGTGTCGCGGTCATCGGCGCGGTGCTGGCGGCGGGCGCCGCCTCGGCGGCGGCGGGCCGGATGGGGCACGCCGCCTCGCCCGCGGCCGCTGCCGCGTTCGTGGACGCCGCCCGTCCGGCCTGGTGGATCATCGCCGGATGCGGTGCCGTCATCCTGCTGCTGGGGATGGTGACCACGGGCCGCTGGGCCGAGAAGACGACCCGGCGCACGGCCTCCCTGCTTGAGGAGAGCGCGCCTACGGGACGGGCATCGGCGAGCGCGAAGGCGTAG
- a CDS encoding helix-turn-helix transcriptional regulator: MVQEAMAGATTGATAGSRSAGAEIRRRERAVGRAGVESDEEQGARNERPSTRSVDTGSKRLEASDPRRGELAAFLRSRRERITPEQVGLPRGRRRRTPGLRREEVAQLSTVGVTWYTWLEQGRDIHVSAQVLDAIARALILDRSERAHLFALAGTVDPSPASECTGVPQSLRRMLEQLEPFPACVQNSRFDLLAYNRTYRLMMCDLDKVPPEDRNCLWLAFTHDEWRSSLVDRDETIRLMAAKFRAVMAEHVAEPAWKAMVKRLEDASAEFREIWARHEVLRPGDKIKVYRQSQVGILRMASTSLWTGPRQGPKLLTYTPADTETHERLERLHALALAAEAATAEAAPAAV, translated from the coding sequence ATGGTGCAGGAAGCCATGGCCGGTGCCACGACGGGTGCCACGGCCGGGAGCAGGAGTGCGGGGGCCGAGATACGGCGCCGGGAGCGAGCCGTAGGGCGCGCCGGTGTCGAAAGCGACGAGGAGCAGGGAGCGAGGAACGAGCGACCGTCGACGAGGAGTGTCGACACCGGATCAAAGCGCTTGGAGGCGAGCGACCCAAGAAGGGGAGAGCTGGCCGCGTTTCTGCGGAGCCGGCGGGAGCGGATCACCCCTGAGCAGGTGGGGCTGCCCCGGGGCCGCCGCCGGCGCACCCCCGGACTGCGCCGCGAGGAGGTCGCGCAGCTCTCGACCGTCGGCGTGACCTGGTACACGTGGCTGGAGCAGGGCCGCGACATCCATGTCTCGGCGCAGGTCCTCGACGCCATCGCCCGCGCGCTGATCCTGGACCGCAGCGAGCGGGCCCATCTCTTCGCGCTCGCCGGGACCGTCGACCCGAGCCCGGCGAGCGAGTGCACGGGCGTTCCGCAGTCGCTGCGGCGCATGCTGGAGCAGCTCGAGCCGTTCCCCGCCTGCGTCCAGAACAGCCGCTTCGACCTGCTCGCCTACAACCGCACCTACCGGCTGATGATGTGCGACCTCGACAAGGTGCCGCCGGAGGACCGCAATTGCCTGTGGCTGGCCTTCACCCATGACGAGTGGCGCTCCAGCCTGGTGGACCGGGACGAGACGATCCGGCTCATGGCGGCCAAGTTCCGTGCCGTCATGGCCGAGCATGTCGCCGAGCCCGCCTGGAAGGCGATGGTGAAGCGGCTGGAGGACGCCTCGGCGGAGTTCCGGGAGATCTGGGCGCGGCATGAGGTGCTCCGGCCCGGCGACAAGATCAAGGTCTACCGCCAGTCGCAGGTGGGCATCCTCCGGATGGCCTCCACCAGCCTGTGGACCGGCCCGAGGCAGGGCCCCAAGCTGCTCACCTACACCCCGGCGGACACGGAGACGCATGAGCGCCTGGAGCGGCTGCACGCGCTGGCGCTCGCGGCGGAGGCCGCGACGGCCGAGGCCGCCCCGGCGGCGGTCTGA
- a CDS encoding MFS transporter — protein sequence MTETQISTIRTRTPAPDAAKTTGTKTSGGKSTGGKAAGRTHTSSGPALSPLGLFTVLLGAALPLIDFFIVNVALPTMDHDLHAGPAVLELVVAGYGVAYAVLLVLGGRLGDTFGRRRLFLAGMAAFGLTSLACGLAPDAWSLVGARVAQGASAALMLPQVLATIHSSTSGTRRARALSMYGATAGLSMVAGQILGGVLVAADIAGTGWRAVFLVNVPVAVIGLILAVRTVPETRSERPAPVDVPGTVLLALSLITLMVPLTEGRAAGWPLWTWLTLGAFPLVAAAFYVVERRADRTGRTPLLPPSLFALNGLRRGLPMVVPFSIGFGGFMFVIAVALQQGLRYGPVEAGLALAPMATTFFVASLMGPRLVGRYGSRVVTAGGLLQAVGIAVLMLAVWRDWQGLSLAGLLPGVALAGLGQGLQLPVLIRIVLADVPNDRAGVGSGVMVTTQQSALALGVATLGTLFLSLEPSMGMGDALVITLAAQLAAIALTLLLSLRLPRAVT from the coding sequence GTGACCGAAACGCAGATCTCCACGATACGAACGAGAACCCCCGCCCCGGACGCAGCGAAGACGACCGGCACGAAGACCAGCGGCGGGAAGAGCACCGGCGGAAAGGCCGCCGGGCGGACCCACACCTCCTCCGGCCCCGCGCTGAGCCCCCTCGGGCTGTTCACCGTGCTGCTGGGCGCGGCGCTGCCGCTGATCGACTTCTTCATCGTCAACGTGGCCCTGCCCACCATGGACCACGATCTCCACGCCGGTCCGGCCGTACTGGAACTCGTCGTCGCCGGATACGGCGTGGCCTACGCGGTGCTGCTGGTCCTCGGCGGCCGGCTGGGCGACACCTTCGGACGGCGCAGGCTCTTCCTCGCCGGGATGGCGGCCTTCGGGCTGACCTCGCTGGCCTGCGGGCTCGCGCCGGACGCCTGGAGCCTGGTGGGCGCCCGGGTGGCGCAGGGCGCCTCGGCCGCGCTGATGCTGCCCCAGGTGCTGGCCACGATCCACTCCTCGACCAGCGGTACGCGCCGCGCCCGCGCGCTCAGCATGTACGGCGCGACGGCCGGTCTGTCCATGGTGGCGGGCCAGATCCTGGGCGGTGTGCTGGTGGCCGCGGACATCGCGGGCACCGGGTGGCGCGCGGTCTTCCTGGTCAATGTGCCGGTCGCGGTGATCGGCCTGATCCTCGCGGTCCGTACGGTCCCCGAGACCCGCTCGGAGCGGCCCGCGCCGGTGGACGTGCCGGGCACCGTACTGCTGGCGCTGTCGCTGATCACGCTGATGGTGCCGCTGACCGAGGGCCGGGCGGCGGGCTGGCCGCTGTGGACCTGGCTGACGCTGGGCGCGTTCCCGCTGGTGGCCGCCGCGTTCTACGTCGTGGAGCGGCGCGCCGACCGGACCGGCCGGACGCCGCTGCTGCCGCCGAGCCTGTTCGCGCTGAACGGGCTGCGGCGCGGGCTGCCGATGGTGGTGCCGTTCTCGATCGGCTTCGGTGGCTTCATGTTCGTCATCGCGGTCGCCCTGCAGCAGGGGCTGCGGTACGGGCCGGTCGAGGCCGGGCTGGCGCTGGCGCCGATGGCCACGACGTTCTTCGTGGCCTCGCTGATGGGTCCGCGCCTGGTGGGCCGGTACGGCAGCCGTGTGGTGACCGCGGGCGGGCTGCTCCAGGCCGTGGGCATCGCGGTGCTGATGCTGGCCGTATGGCGCGACTGGCAGGGTCTGTCGCTGGCCGGGCTGCTGCCGGGGGTCGCGCTGGCCGGGCTCGGGCAGGGGCTGCAGCTTCCGGTGCTGATCCGGATCGTGCTGGCCGATGTGCCGAACGATCGGGCCGGGGTGGGGAGTGGCGTGATGGTCACCACCCAGCAGTCCGCGCTGGCGCTGGGCGTGGCGACGCTCGGCACTCTCTTCCTGTCCCTGGAGCCGTCGATGGGCATGGGTGACGCGCTGGTCATCACGCTCGCGGCCCAACTGGCGGCGATCGCGCTGACCCTGCTGCTGAGCCTGCGCCTGCCGCGCGCGGTGACGTAG
- a CDS encoding aldo/keto reductase, with protein sequence MQNRQLGTAGPQVSAIGLGCMGMSPMYGANVDRAESIATLHAALDAGITLLDTGDFYAMGHNELLINEALHTAPAAHRERALTSVKFGALRGPDGAWLGHDGRPAAVKNFLAYSLQRLGTDHIDIYRIARLDPAVPIEETVGAIAEAVQAGYVRHIGLSEVGPETIRRAAAVAPISDLQIEYSLLDRGIEDEILPVCRELGIGITPYGVLSRGLISGHWSRERTTDAQDFRSVAPRFRAENLDRNLDLVEALRKIADGKGVSVAQIAIAWVLAQGIRHATAIVPLIGSRRRDQLTETLGALDVTLDADDMAAIEEAVPANAAAGTRYPEAQMATLDSEKK encoded by the coding sequence GTGCAGAACCGTCAGCTCGGCACCGCCGGCCCCCAGGTCTCCGCGATCGGCCTCGGCTGTATGGGCATGTCCCCCATGTACGGCGCCAACGTCGACCGCGCCGAGTCCATCGCCACCCTCCACGCCGCGCTCGACGCCGGGATCACCCTGCTCGACACCGGCGACTTCTACGCCATGGGCCATAACGAACTGCTCATCAACGAGGCCCTGCACACCGCCCCCGCCGCCCACCGCGAACGAGCCCTGACCAGCGTGAAGTTCGGCGCCCTGCGCGGCCCGGACGGCGCCTGGCTCGGCCATGACGGCCGTCCCGCCGCGGTCAAGAACTTCCTCGCGTACTCGCTCCAGCGGCTGGGCACCGACCACATCGACATCTACCGGATCGCCCGCCTCGACCCGGCCGTCCCGATCGAGGAGACGGTCGGGGCCATCGCCGAGGCCGTACAGGCGGGCTACGTACGGCACATCGGCCTCTCGGAGGTGGGCCCCGAGACCATCCGGCGGGCCGCCGCCGTCGCCCCGATCTCGGATCTGCAGATCGAGTACTCGCTGCTCGACCGCGGCATCGAGGACGAGATCCTGCCCGTCTGCCGTGAGCTGGGCATCGGGATCACTCCGTACGGGGTGCTCTCGCGCGGCCTGATCAGCGGCCACTGGAGCCGGGAGCGCACCACGGACGCACAGGACTTCCGCAGCGTGGCCCCGCGGTTCCGGGCCGAGAACCTCGACCGCAACCTCGACCTCGTGGAGGCCCTCCGCAAGATCGCCGACGGTAAGGGCGTCAGCGTCGCCCAGATCGCCATCGCCTGGGTGCTGGCGCAGGGCATCCGGCACGCCACCGCCATCGTCCCGCTCATCGGGTCCCGCCGCCGCGACCAGCTCACCGAGACCCTGGGGGCGCTTGACGTTACGCTCGACGCCGACGATATGGCCGCCATCGAGGAGGCCGTCCCGGCGAACGCCGCCGCGGGCACCCGCTACCCGGAGGCCCAGATGGCCACCCTCGACAGCGAGAAGAAGTAA
- a CDS encoding TetR family transcriptional regulator, with amino-acid sequence MPPPETPLTPARILEATEDVLRRYGPAKATVVDVARALGVSHGSVYRHFRSKTALREAVTDRWLDQEHDSLSRIAHAKAPAAERLEGWLRTLFAAKRRKAGADPELFATYVALASENSETVARHVGTMLDHLTTIVESGIAGGEFTMRDARATARALWDATAQFHDPVYAPRWSDPDMDLAFAAVCELLLDGLRAH; translated from the coding sequence ATGCCGCCGCCCGAGACCCCCCTGACGCCCGCCCGCATCCTCGAAGCCACCGAGGACGTGCTGCGCCGCTACGGCCCCGCGAAGGCCACGGTGGTGGACGTGGCCCGGGCGCTGGGGGTCAGCCACGGCAGCGTCTACCGCCACTTCCGCTCGAAGACGGCACTGCGCGAGGCGGTCACCGATCGATGGCTCGACCAGGAGCACGACAGCCTGTCCCGCATAGCCCACGCCAAGGCCCCCGCGGCCGAGCGGCTGGAGGGCTGGCTGCGCACCCTGTTCGCCGCCAAGCGCCGTAAGGCGGGCGCCGATCCGGAGCTCTTCGCCACGTACGTGGCGCTGGCCTCCGAGAACAGCGAGACCGTCGCACGCCATGTCGGGACGATGCTCGACCATCTCACCACGATCGTCGAAAGCGGCATCGCCGGCGGGGAGTTCACCATGCGGGACGCCCGCGCCACGGCCCGTGCGCTATGGGACGCGACGGCTCAATTCCACGACCCCGTCTACGCGCCACGGTGGTCGGACCCGGACATGGACCTGGCCTTCGCGGCCGTCTGCGAACTCCTCCTGGACGGCCTGCGAGCCCACTAA